In one Thermosipho ferrireducens genomic region, the following are encoded:
- a CDS encoding 6-phosphofructokinase yields MKRVGILCVGNDSPGINAAIRSAVVRGLNLNIEVVGIKDGFEGLLRDDLDVLLRPNVSGILHQGGTILGTSLFVPAEDDEINKVKEKVEQYSLTSLLIIGGRLGAKAAINLMKFDVPSVLVPATIDNDLSFTDFSIGFFTAVEHVTNALDILHSTAEAHHRVMIVETMGRPGGWIATVGGLAGGADFIITNAEKINFEELIDNIRNRYEGKKRFSLVVIESGVEISEKIKNECGCTNNENAAEIIGKFIEKRLKPEFDIEWRYTNLGYLQRGGTPTAMDRIIATQMASHVIEMIKAGKSYHAVGIKGFSLTEVPYSETMLNIKPVDFYLKELTKLFF; encoded by the coding sequence ATGAAGCGTGTTGGGATACTTTGTGTTGGCAATGATTCACCTGGAATAAACGCTGCTATACGTTCAGCGGTAGTTAGAGGATTAAATTTAAATATAGAAGTCGTGGGTATAAAAGATGGTTTTGAGGGGCTTCTAAGAGACGATTTAGATGTGCTTCTTCGACCAAATGTTTCTGGAATTCTTCATCAGGGCGGAACAATACTTGGCACTTCCCTTTTTGTCCCAGCTGAAGATGATGAGATAAACAAAGTGAAAGAAAAAGTTGAGCAATATTCTTTGACATCACTTCTTATAATTGGTGGTAGATTGGGAGCAAAAGCAGCTATAAATTTAATGAAATTTGATGTTCCTTCTGTTTTAGTACCAGCTACTATTGATAATGACCTTTCATTTACAGATTTTTCTATAGGATTCTTCACTGCTGTTGAACATGTTACAAACGCTCTTGACATTTTGCACTCTACCGCTGAAGCTCACCACAGAGTTATGATCGTTGAAACTATGGGACGACCCGGTGGATGGATTGCAACAGTTGGTGGGCTTGCTGGAGGTGCAGACTTTATAATTACAAATGCAGAAAAGATAAATTTTGAAGAATTGATAGACAACATAAGAAATAGATACGAGGGTAAAAAAAGATTTTCACTTGTTGTAATAGAAAGTGGAGTGGAAATCTCTGAAAAAATTAAAAATGAATGCGGATGTACAAACAATGAGAACGCTGCGGAAATAATAGGAAAGTTTATAGAAAAAAGATTAAAGCCAGAGTTTGACATAGAATGGAGGTATACAAACCTTGGTTACCTTCAACGTGGTGGTACTCCTACCGCTATGGATAGAATAATAGCAACTCAAATGGCATCCCACGTAATAGAAATGATCAAAGCTGGTAAGAGCTATCACGCTGTAGGAATAAAGGGATTTTCTTTAACAGAAGTACCCTATTCTGAAACGATGTTAAATATAAAACCAGTTGATTTTTATTTAAAAGAATTAACGAAACTATTCTTTTAA
- a CDS encoding sodium-translocating pyrophosphatase, whose amino-acid sequence MNSFLITGAITAAIIIYITFKVLDHSPGNKQTNKLSNIIQKGARSFLFQEYKVFFPVVIGLSLLFSLIISWKAGVALLIGSFLSTLAGFFGMTIATKSNARTTWAATKGIGEALKVSFSGGAIMGLTVSTLGIVGLAVIYRITNEIETISYYALGASLVALFARVGGGIYTKAADVGADIVGKTEANLPEDDPRNPAVIADNVGDNVGDVAGMGADLYESYVGSIFSALALGIYYFGEKGFNTVIFVVISGLISSVIGIFFTLFNAAKTQNPANTLRTGTFVASILTLAAVFFYSILKSWIEIFIVILLGIIVGVTIGLVTEYYTSGRKIKKLAKSAVMGPANILISGTALGMASTFAVTLLISLAVILSYKFLGLFGVALAGVGMLSTIGISLSVDAYGPIADNAGGIAQMAGLDPKVREITDALDAVGNTTAAMGKGFAIGSAALTALALFANFSNLSGIKSISPGDPYLFLGALIGGMLPFFFSALTMNAVGNAANDMVNEIRRQLKEIPGILTGEGTPDYEKCIQIATKGALKRMVLPALLAIISPIAIYLFFTAVGIAGLLIGTTVSGVMLAIFMANSGGAWDNAKKYVEEGHFGGKGSFAHKATVVGDTVGDPFKDTAGPSINILIKLMAITSIVLITIVRR is encoded by the coding sequence TTGAATAGTTTTTTAATAACAGGAGCGATAACTGCTGCAATAATTATTTATATAACATTTAAAGTACTGGATCATTCCCCTGGAAACAAGCAAACGAACAAGCTTTCAAATATAATTCAAAAAGGTGCCCGTTCATTTCTTTTTCAGGAGTATAAAGTTTTCTTTCCGGTAGTGATAGGGCTTTCATTGCTTTTTTCGCTAATTATAAGCTGGAAAGCTGGAGTCGCCTTACTTATAGGCTCTTTTCTTTCAACGTTAGCAGGATTTTTTGGAATGACGATAGCCACAAAATCGAACGCAAGAACTACCTGGGCTGCTACTAAAGGAATTGGAGAAGCTTTAAAGGTTTCATTCTCAGGCGGAGCTATTATGGGATTGACTGTTTCAACTCTTGGGATTGTTGGGCTTGCGGTAATTTATCGTATAACAAATGAAATAGAAACTATAAGTTATTATGCTCTTGGAGCTTCTCTTGTGGCACTTTTTGCAAGAGTTGGCGGGGGAATTTATACCAAAGCTGCTGATGTTGGAGCTGATATTGTTGGAAAAACTGAGGCAAATTTACCTGAGGACGATCCAAGAAATCCTGCCGTTATAGCTGACAATGTAGGAGATAATGTGGGAGATGTTGCAGGTATGGGGGCCGATCTTTATGAATCGTATGTTGGTTCCATATTTTCTGCATTAGCGCTTGGTATATACTATTTTGGAGAAAAGGGATTCAATACAGTTATATTTGTGGTTATATCTGGATTGATCTCTTCTGTAATTGGCATTTTCTTTACTTTATTTAACGCTGCAAAAACGCAAAACCCGGCTAACACACTTAGAACAGGTACCTTTGTTGCAAGTATTCTTACTTTGGCTGCAGTCTTTTTTTATAGCATTTTAAAGTCATGGATTGAAATTTTTATAGTAATATTATTGGGTATTATTGTTGGAGTTACAATAGGGTTGGTTACCGAATACTATACTTCCGGGAGAAAGATTAAAAAGCTCGCAAAGTCAGCTGTTATGGGCCCTGCAAATATTTTAATCAGTGGAACAGCTCTTGGTATGGCTTCAACTTTTGCTGTAACGTTATTGATAAGTCTTGCTGTTATACTCTCGTATAAATTTCTTGGACTTTTTGGGGTGGCGTTGGCAGGTGTTGGAATGCTCTCAACAATTGGAATTAGTCTTTCAGTGGATGCCTACGGACCTATCGCAGACAATGCCGGCGGGATAGCCCAGATGGCCGGTTTAGATCCAAAAGTCAGGGAAATAACAGATGCGCTTGATGCTGTTGGCAACACAACAGCTGCCATGGGGAAAGGTTTTGCTATAGGTTCCGCTGCATTAACCGCTCTTGCACTTTTTGCAAATTTTAGCAATCTTTCGGGTATTAAGAGCATCTCTCCAGGTGATCCGTATTTGTTTCTGGGAGCGTTAATAGGAGGTATGCTTCCATTCTTTTTCTCTGCTTTGACAATGAATGCTGTAGGTAACGCGGCAAACGATATGGTAAATGAAATACGTCGTCAGCTCAAAGAGATACCAGGAATTCTCACAGGGGAAGGCACACCTGATTATGAAAAATGCATTCAAATAGCAACTAAAGGGGCGTTAAAAAGAATGGTTCTTCCCGCGTTACTTGCTATAATAAGTCCCATTGCAATATATTTGTTTTTCACAGCTGTAGGTATCGCAGGTCTTTTAATAGGCACAACTGTGTCTGGTGTAATGCTTGCAATATTCATGGCAAATTCAGGTGGAGCCTGGGACAATGCTAAAAAATATGTTGAAGAAGGCCATTTTGGTGGCAAGGGATCTTTTGCTCATAAAGCAACTGTTGTTGGAGATACAGTTGGCGATCCATTCAAAGACACTGCAGGACCATCTATAAATATATTGATAAAACTTATGGCCATTACATCAATTGTTTTGATAACAATTGTAAGGAGGTAA
- the secF gene encoding protein translocase subunit SecF: MIDFIGKKNIFIVVSLVLIVASLVSMFTRGFNYGVEFLGGSEIILKIEARVDEAYVRNLLQNLAPEFEKSRITQIKSVDDPANITKFSIVVSPKDENGNLRVYTGAEKAKIKEEIVARFKENGKVAYVAGFNETSGYAAQEIKNLTWKAILFTLLAILFYITIRFQFVFGVGAILALIHDVIITLGFFSFFNYELNVAAIAAVLTLIGYSLNDTIVVYDRIRENLRRQRGRSIDTLVNDSINQVIKRTINTSLTTFIVVFILLLFSGNSIKPFAFGMTVGVIVGTYSSLYIASPVVIKWIKK, encoded by the coding sequence ATGATAGATTTTATAGGAAAAAAGAATATATTCATAGTTGTATCATTAGTTCTTATCGTGGCATCTCTTGTTAGTATGTTTACCAGAGGTTTTAATTATGGTGTGGAATTTCTCGGAGGTTCAGAAATTATATTAAAAATAGAGGCCAGAGTTGATGAAGCTTACGTGAGAAATTTATTGCAAAACCTGGCACCTGAATTTGAAAAATCTCGTATTACGCAGATAAAAAGTGTTGATGATCCAGCAAATATAACGAAGTTTTCTATAGTTGTTTCTCCAAAAGATGAAAATGGAAATCTCCGTGTTTATACCGGTGCAGAAAAAGCTAAAATAAAAGAAGAAATTGTTGCTCGTTTTAAAGAAAACGGGAAAGTAGCTTATGTTGCAGGATTTAATGAAACAAGTGGGTATGCTGCACAGGAAATCAAAAATTTGACATGGAAAGCTATATTATTTACTCTCCTTGCCATTTTGTTTTACATTACTATACGATTTCAATTTGTATTTGGCGTTGGAGCGATACTTGCATTAATTCACGATGTAATAATAACTCTTGGATTTTTCTCATTCTTTAATTATGAACTTAACGTTGCCGCTATCGCTGCCGTTTTAACTCTTATAGGTTACTCATTAAACGATACTATAGTGGTTTACGATAGAATCAGGGAAAATTTAAGACGCCAGAGAGGTCGCTCTATTGATACATTAGTTAATGATAGTATTAATCAGGTTATAAAACGAACAATCAATACATCACTTACTACCTTTATAGTTGTCTTCATACTTTTATTGTTCTCTGGCAATAGTATTAAACCGTTTGCATTTGGAATGACTGTAGGAGTAATTGTTGGAACTTATTCTTCCCTTTATATTGCAAGTCCTGTAGTTATAAAATGGATAAAGAAGTGA
- the secD gene encoding protein translocase subunit SecD, whose product MRGDKTRAIISLIVIALAFVALLWPGGANYQGIGKLFSRIKLGLDISGGARIEYRVDIEQSVENPSEIVDDVWTVLRNRLDAAGYTEAIIKKTFREENSFIVVEIPGATDTAKAEQLIGSTGVLWFGQVVNEATSNPFTDPALVNEAKREKAQWLLDREGKKWYLVRQEIEKITNLKLVSPRIVEAMPVVDQNNVAGYVVSFTMAKEYAEIFKKITEKLYVPEEILNKGGISYQQALKKRLAIVLDNRVQFAGFVVAKITDGKAQIRGNFNLDEAKQLAAILRSGALPARLEKTSSGWVAPLLGADIVRTSLKAGIWGIGIVLVYMIIVYGVMGIVADIALLYNTFLLLGILAATGAILTLPGIAGIVLTIGTTVDGNIIIYERIKEELRRGSSIKAAIATAFSKSFWTLFDANLTTIIAGLFLYYFGTGTIKGFAITLIIGVIGSLFVNLVVTRVLIDSLSGGIKVKAPKEGGARA is encoded by the coding sequence ATGCGTGGTGATAAAACACGGGCAATTATTTCATTAATTGTTATAGCTTTAGCTTTTGTAGCCCTGCTATGGCCTGGAGGAGCTAATTATCAGGGAATAGGTAAGCTATTTAGCAGAATAAAATTAGGTCTTGATATAAGCGGTGGTGCGCGTATAGAATATCGAGTTGATATAGAGCAATCTGTTGAGAATCCTTCGGAAATAGTAGACGATGTGTGGACAGTGCTTAGAAACAGACTCGATGCTGCTGGATATACAGAGGCTATAATTAAAAAAACTTTTAGAGAGGAAAATTCATTCATAGTTGTAGAAATTCCAGGTGCTACTGATACTGCAAAAGCAGAACAACTTATAGGTTCCACAGGTGTTTTATGGTTTGGACAGGTTGTAAATGAGGCAACGTCGAATCCTTTTACAGATCCAGCTTTAGTGAACGAAGCAAAACGCGAAAAAGCGCAATGGCTTCTGGATCGTGAAGGAAAAAAATGGTATCTTGTAAGACAGGAAATTGAGAAAATAACAAATCTTAAGCTGGTATCTCCAAGAATAGTAGAAGCAATGCCAGTAGTTGATCAAAACAATGTAGCAGGTTACGTTGTTTCTTTTACCATGGCAAAAGAATATGCTGAAATATTCAAGAAAATTACAGAGAAGCTGTATGTTCCAGAAGAAATTCTTAACAAAGGTGGTATAAGCTATCAACAGGCACTTAAAAAAAGGTTAGCCATTGTTCTTGATAATAGAGTTCAATTTGCTGGATTTGTGGTTGCCAAAATAACTGATGGTAAAGCTCAAATAAGAGGCAATTTTAACCTGGACGAAGCAAAACAACTTGCAGCTATTTTAAGAAGCGGTGCACTTCCAGCCCGGCTTGAAAAAACGTCTTCTGGATGGGTAGCGCCACTTCTTGGAGCGGATATAGTCAGAACTTCTTTAAAAGCTGGTATATGGGGAATAGGCATTGTGTTAGTTTATATGATTATTGTATACGGTGTAATGGGTATAGTAGCTGATATTGCTCTTCTCTATAATACGTTCCTGCTTCTTGGAATTCTTGCTGCTACTGGAGCTATATTAACACTCCCTGGTATTGCAGGTATCGTTTTAACAATTGGTACAACTGTGGATGGGAATATAATTATCTATGAGCGTATAAAGGAAGAATTAAGGAGAGGTAGTTCAATAAAAGCAGCAATTGCTACAGCATTTTCAAAATCTTTCTGGACTTTATTCGATGCTAACCTTACTACAATAATCGCTGGTCTTTTCCTTTACTATTTTGGAACAGGAACCATTAAAGGATTTGCTATAACGCTTATCATCGGTGTAATAGGTAGTTTATTTGTCAATCTTGTAGTTACAAGAGTACTGATTGATTCACTTTCTGGTGGAATAAAAGTCAAAGCTCCAAAAGAAGGGGGTGCCAGGGCATGA
- the yajC gene encoding preprotein translocase subunit YajC gives MKNFVFAGPPDGGAVATTPTATPGAAGGLFQLVFLLLIFFVMMYFLVILPQKRREKQFKQMISSIKRGDTVITSGGVVGKVLDVKKDTLKIKTANTTELEIAKAYVSRVIKEKTETQNSK, from the coding sequence ATGAAAAATTTTGTATTTGCAGGACCACCAGATGGTGGTGCAGTAGCTACTACTCCAACCGCTACACCAGGTGCTGCGGGAGGATTATTTCAGCTGGTTTTTCTGTTATTGATATTTTTTGTCATGATGTATTTTCTTGTAATTCTGCCTCAAAAGAGACGTGAAAAACAGTTTAAGCAAATGATATCTTCTATAAAACGTGGAGATACTGTTATTACAAGCGGTGGTGTTGTAGGGAAAGTTTTAGATGTAAAAAAAGATACATTAAAAATTAAGACAGCTAATACTACAGAACTTGAAATAGCTAAAGCATATGTCTCAAGGGTTATAAAGGAAAAAACTGAAACCCAAAATAGTAAATAA
- a CDS encoding bifunctional 5,10-methylenetetrahydrofolate dehydrogenase/5,10-methenyltetrahydrofolate cyclohydrolase: protein MYIDIKPLWTTIKNNIIEKISTLNKTITLAAVTLKPDDATQNYLKNQEKLAKKLGINYSVYEAINRNQLFSILRELSSDNNVHGIFVTHPLPGIEEMEAVNMISPEKDVEGRHPYNMGMLMYGSEFFAPCTAEAVVKILEDITKLSGANVVVVGRSTTVGKPLAIMLLRRDRSATVTVCHTRTRNLQQITRNADIVIAAAGKINLITSDMVKENSIVVDVGINVTDNGIVGDVNPEVSEKALVTPVPGGVGRITTIILMEHVVKAAEKLKLT from the coding sequence ATGTATATAGATATTAAACCTTTATGGACCACAATAAAAAATAATATAATAGAAAAAATCTCAACCCTCAATAAAACAATTACATTAGCAGCGGTTACGTTGAAACCAGATGATGCAACACAGAATTACCTGAAAAATCAGGAGAAGCTTGCAAAAAAGCTCGGTATAAATTACTCGGTATATGAAGCGATAAATAGAAATCAACTTTTTAGTATTTTAAGAGAACTTTCTTCTGATAACAATGTCCATGGTATATTTGTGACGCATCCGCTGCCTGGAATAGAGGAGATGGAAGCTGTAAATATGATATCTCCAGAAAAAGACGTGGAAGGTCGGCATCCTTACAATATGGGAATGTTAATGTATGGCTCAGAATTTTTTGCTCCCTGTACAGCGGAAGCAGTTGTAAAAATTCTGGAAGATATTACAAAACTTTCTGGAGCAAATGTTGTGGTAGTTGGAAGAAGTACCACTGTTGGTAAACCTCTGGCAATAATGCTTCTCAGAAGGGATAGGAGCGCTACTGTGACTGTGTGTCACACAAGAACAAGAAATTTGCAACAAATTACCAGAAACGCAGATATTGTTATAGCTGCGGCGGGTAAGATAAATTTAATTACGTCAGACATGGTTAAAGAAAATAGTATAGTTGTTGATGTAGGTATAAATGTAACTGATAATGGGATTGTAGGTGATGTGAATCCGGAAGTTTCAGAAAAGGCTCTTGTAACACCGGTTCCAGGTGGAGTCGGACGTATAACTACTATTATCTTAATGGAACATGTAGTGAAGGCGGCAGAAAAACTAAAATTAACATAA
- the thyX gene encoding FAD-dependent thymidylate synthase — protein MEYNVLDRGFIRLVDNLGDDYSAVKAARVSYNKGLKTPEKDKALIFYLMKHGHETPFEHIVFTFHVKTPLFVARQWFRHRIGSFNEASMRYTELKDEFYIPDHIRVNTSDDKQKGIIIDNENLKNKTIEAIKGAVNNSYKVYKELLEAGIARELARIVLPLSAYTQFYWTVNARSLMNFLNLRADSHAQWEIQQYALKIAIIFEKLCPWTYEAFIKYKYTGDLLKGEKK, from the coding sequence TTGGAATACAATGTCCTTGATCGTGGTTTTATAAGACTTGTAGATAATCTTGGAGACGATTATTCCGCTGTAAAAGCTGCGCGTGTATCTTACAATAAAGGTTTAAAAACCCCGGAAAAAGACAAAGCATTGATTTTTTATTTAATGAAACATGGTCATGAAACGCCATTTGAACATATAGTATTCACTTTCCACGTAAAAACTCCTTTATTTGTTGCCCGCCAATGGTTTAGACACAGAATAGGCTCATTCAACGAAGCAAGCATGCGATACACAGAATTAAAAGATGAATTTTATATACCAGATCACATTAGAGTAAACACATCAGATGATAAACAAAAGGGAATAATAATCGATAATGAAAATTTAAAAAACAAAACTATTGAAGCTATTAAAGGTGCTGTAAATAATTCATACAAAGTGTATAAAGAACTTTTAGAGGCAGGAATTGCCAGAGAGCTTGCAAGGATAGTTCTTCCGCTGTCAGCATATACACAATTTTACTGGACAGTGAACGCGAGAAGTCTTATGAATTTTTTGAATTTAAGAGCTGATTCGCATGCTCAGTGGGAAATTCAACAGTATGCTCTTAAAATTGCTATAATATTTGAAAAACTCTGTCCCTGGACTTATGAGGCATTTATAAAATATAAATATACGGGAGATTTACTCAAGGGGGAGAAAAAATGA
- a CDS encoding ribonuclease HII gives MKLVGVDEAGRGPLFGPVVAAAVYLKRRIEGLKDSKKLSPVQREKIIIEIYKNGVVGIGLATAEEIDKLNILHATELAMNRALKMLSKYISFESVLVDGKNLKLEFNHKCIVKGDEKVPAISAASIVAKVTRDKIIRAYSKIFPDYLLDTHKGYPTKKHIKLLEIYGVTPHHRLTFKSVARRLDFTQLEEWRKNGIIDEERYKKVLEKMEVPLFGIQCP, from the coding sequence ATGAAATTAGTTGGAGTAGATGAAGCTGGAAGAGGACCACTCTTTGGACCGGTAGTTGCTGCAGCAGTTTATTTAAAAAGGCGTATTGAAGGGCTTAAGGATTCAAAAAAGCTTTCTCCTGTTCAACGTGAAAAAATAATTATTGAAATTTACAAAAATGGTGTTGTTGGTATAGGTCTGGCTACCGCGGAAGAGATTGATAAATTAAATATACTTCATGCTACAGAACTTGCTATGAATCGAGCGTTGAAAATGCTCTCAAAGTATATAAGTTTTGAAAGCGTTCTGGTGGATGGGAAAAACCTTAAGCTGGAATTCAATCATAAATGCATAGTCAAAGGAGATGAAAAGGTTCCTGCTATTTCCGCTGCTTCGATTGTTGCGAAAGTTACGAGAGATAAAATAATAAGGGCGTACAGCAAAATTTTTCCAGACTATTTATTAGATACACATAAAGGTTATCCAACAAAAAAACATATAAAATTACTCGAAATTTATGGTGTAACTCCTCATCACAGGTTAACTTTCAAAAGTGTTGCAAGAAGACTTGATTTTACTCAGCTTGAAGAATGGCGGAAAAATGGTATTATAGATGAAGAGCGATACAAAAAAGTATTAGAGAAAATGGAGGTGCCTCTCTTTGGAATACAATGTCCTTGA
- a CDS encoding DUF3242 domain-containing protein has translation MKKGVIIFFIVSMVFIISSCSFLIKTPVPPGSYTLKSAVLILDGRFILKEFGNTNAFADIVLGEGEYAFFQNFDGMMYVFKYDDIVQTKKYWKKFSSKVGNILKINYYTINLFDRGYLRTRFQKTNLVAWWKDKWLFIVSGENPNELVNYIESVYRMVNE, from the coding sequence ATGAAAAAAGGCGTCATCATATTTTTTATTGTCTCAATGGTTTTTATTATTTCATCCTGTTCTTTCCTTATTAAAACACCTGTTCCTCCTGGGAGTTATACGTTAAAAAGTGCGGTGTTAATATTAGATGGAAGGTTTATATTAAAAGAATTTGGAAATACTAATGCGTTCGCAGATATAGTTTTAGGTGAGGGAGAATATGCGTTTTTTCAGAATTTTGATGGTATGATGTATGTATTTAAATACGATGATATTGTTCAAACGAAAAAATACTGGAAAAAGTTTTCGAGCAAAGTTGGAAACATTCTTAAAATAAATTACTACACCATTAACCTTTTTGATAGAGGTTATTTGAGAACAAGGTTTCAAAAAACAAATTTAGTAGCATGGTGGAAAGACAAATGGCTTTTTATAGTATCAGGAGAAAATCCAAATGAGTTAGTGAACTATATTGAGAGTGTGTACAGGATGGTGAACGAATGA
- a CDS encoding esterase/lipase family protein produces the protein MRRITILLLCFYAFFISGFSLPLYEYKLKNIVVYRSLEKLEDPFFSYDSIDIKDWKPFAPQLLELQKGKTIIILVHGISPREVYNPLDIYKQAMINAFKKSIPDNVGLYLFLYPSLVCNFKSTGESLVNFTRKFDKFYIYAHSLGGIIVRYALQSEEFQQKVQKVIFAGTPHRGSPLATFLALKKEIFKNLNLDTVELIKFALITSNAFGASIEAPVYKKIIFGKKFPEVPDNVNYINFVGILTYNFSNTRETIQNILLSNPLTLAGLLLLKYISDNIFPESSEFRLSDGMVPYVSANYNDKSIVFYGANHADLAMRRDIIEKALAIFGILKE, from the coding sequence GTGAGAAGAATTACAATATTACTGTTGTGTTTTTATGCTTTTTTCATTTCAGGTTTTAGTTTACCTTTATATGAATATAAATTAAAGAACATAGTGGTATATAGAAGTCTCGAAAAGCTTGAAGATCCATTTTTTAGTTACGATTCAATAGATATTAAAGATTGGAAGCCTTTTGCCCCCCAGCTGTTAGAATTGCAGAAAGGTAAAACAATTATAATACTTGTTCATGGAATATCACCGCGGGAAGTATATAATCCATTGGACATTTATAAACAGGCTATGATAAACGCGTTTAAAAAAAGTATTCCTGATAACGTGGGACTATATCTTTTTTTATATCCTTCCTTAGTATGTAATTTTAAATCTACAGGAGAGTCCCTTGTGAATTTTACGAGAAAATTTGATAAATTTTATATTTATGCACACAGTCTGGGAGGTATTATTGTAAGGTATGCCCTTCAAAGCGAGGAATTTCAACAAAAAGTGCAGAAAGTTATTTTTGCAGGTACTCCACACAGAGGTTCTCCACTTGCCACGTTCCTTGCTTTAAAGAAAGAAATATTTAAAAATTTGAATCTTGATACTGTTGAGCTTATTAAGTTTGCTTTGATAACTTCAAATGCATTTGGCGCAAGTATAGAAGCACCTGTTTATAAAAAAATAATATTTGGAAAGAAATTTCCAGAGGTTCCAGATAATGTTAACTATATTAATTTTGTTGGAATACTTACATATAACTTTTCCAATACACGTGAAACTATTCAAAACATTCTTCTTTCAAATCCTTTAACACTGGCTGGATTGCTTCTGTTAAAATATATTTCTGATAATATTTTTCCAGAATCTTCGGAGTTTAGATTATCGGACGGAATGGTTCCATACGTGAGTGCTAATTATAATGATAAAAGTATTGTATTTTACGGTGCTAACCACGCAGACCTTGCAATGAGGCGTGATATAATAGAAAAGGCATTAGCAATTTTTGGAATTCTAAAGGAGTGA
- a CDS encoding NAD-dependent protein deacylase — protein MFRKAIELLKTSRTVVLTGAGISTPSGIPDFRSKNGLYQKYGQEIFDIKEFYSNPSRFYNFAKEAIFPMISAKPNLAHNVLACLEKNKFVSGIITQNIDNLHQKAGSANVIELHGNVSKYYCVSCKKHYKVADVLKLMEQNDIPICECSGLIRPDIVFFGEELPEQAWNNAVKLVENSDLMLVIGSSLVVYPAAYLPVFHRNRGGKIIIVNKGLTELDEIATVKLEMDVIEFAEMVERALC, from the coding sequence TTGTTCAGAAAGGCAATTGAATTACTTAAAACATCCAGAACGGTGGTTTTAACTGGTGCCGGAATAAGTACGCCAAGTGGAATTCCGGATTTCAGGAGTAAAAACGGGTTATATCAAAAATATGGGCAGGAGATATTTGATATAAAAGAATTTTATTCAAACCCTTCTCGGTTTTACAATTTTGCAAAAGAAGCTATTTTCCCAATGATTAGTGCCAAGCCGAATTTAGCTCATAATGTTCTGGCATGTCTTGAAAAGAATAAATTTGTATCGGGTATAATTACTCAAAATATTGATAATCTGCATCAAAAAGCGGGAAGTGCAAACGTTATAGAACTCCATGGGAATGTGTCAAAATACTACTGTGTAAGCTGTAAGAAACATTATAAAGTGGCTGATGTTCTGAAACTTATGGAGCAAAATGACATACCAATTTGCGAATGTTCCGGTTTGATAAGACCGGATATAGTTTTTTTTGGAGAAGAACTACCAGAGCAGGCATGGAATAATGCTGTAAAATTAGTGGAAAATTCAGATTTGATGTTAGTAATTGGTTCTTCCCTTGTTGTTTATCCCGCAGCTTATTTGCCAGTATTTCACAGAAATCGTGGTGGGAAAATAATTATTGTAAACAAAGGACTCACCGAATTAGACGAAATAGCAACAGTGAAGTTAGAAATGGATGTAATAGAATTTGCAGAAATGGTTGAAAGGGCATTGTGCTGA
- a CDS encoding chromate transporter — MRTKSHSNIWQLFTTLFGISLFAIGGGYAIIPVFQKKLIRKGFMKEKEFIDLLSIAQALPGPISVNVSILVGEHLFGIFGAVISVVAVLTPPILVIMGVGLVLSEFSSNIYVKHFFEGVYGAIIGLVAGVLYTIVKTQKWNRKKALLIVSAFIIYILLGKFVALIFALTVIIYIIRGW, encoded by the coding sequence ATGAGAACGAAATCCCATTCTAATATCTGGCAGTTGTTTACCACGCTTTTTGGTATTTCTTTGTTTGCAATAGGTGGTGGATATGCTATTATCCCGGTGTTTCAAAAAAAGCTTATTAGAAAAGGTTTTATGAAAGAAAAAGAGTTTATAGATTTGCTTTCTATTGCTCAGGCGTTGCCTGGACCTATATCTGTTAATGTTTCTATACTTGTTGGTGAACATTTGTTTGGGATTTTTGGTGCTGTAATTAGTGTAGTAGCAGTGTTAACTCCTCCTATTCTGGTGATAATGGGTGTAGGACTTGTACTGAGCGAGTTTTCGTCAAATATTTACGTCAAACATTTTTTTGAAGGAGTTTATGGTGCAATAATTGGTCTGGTAGCCGGCGTACTATACACTATAGTTAAAACTCAAAAATGGAACAGAAAAAAAGCTCTTCTGATTGTTTCTGCATTTATTATATACATTTTGTTAGGAAAATTTGTTGCGCTTATTTTTGCATTAACAGTGATTATATATATTATTCGAGGGTGGTGA